Below is a genomic region from Deltaproteobacteria bacterium.
CTACATATTGTTGTTTGGGCCTGAAATGGACCTGTCACACGAAGTACTCTAGAATGGAAAATGTAGGGAATTCGTACCATCAATCACTCCTAACCAAGGAGGAGCTCGTGAAGAGCTTGGTCGTTGAGGATGACACAACCAGCCGGTTGGTCATGCAGGAATATTTATCTGAATTTGGTCATTGTGATTCTGTGGGACACGGAAAGGACGCGCTTCAAGCTTTTGCTAAGGCGTACCAAGATGGGGAGCCGTACGACCTCGTTTGTTTAGACATTATGATGCCGGATATGAATGGCCACGATGTACTTATTCGGCTGCGGGAGTACGAGAGCAAGCTCGACATCGGTGGTCTTTC
It encodes:
- a CDS encoding response regulator, encoding MKSLVVEDDTTSRLVMQEYLSEFGHCDSVGHGKDALQAFAKAYQDGEPYDLVCLDIMMPDMNGHDVLIRLREYESKLDIGGLSGARVLMTTALGDAKNVVRAFKEQCEGYMVKPVTQEKLKTKLEELGLHKAQ